The following nucleotide sequence is from Trifolium pratense cultivar HEN17-A07 linkage group LG2, ARS_RC_1.1, whole genome shotgun sequence.
ATTAACTGAAAAGGTAACATtgcaacaaattataaaatcaaaGGACTTATTTATTATCTAAACAATATAAAAGACGTAACTATTACAAACGCAAAACTTATATGACCTTTAGAtacatttagttttttttttcttccttcatGTTTCCTTCttctatatttaatttatttatttggggATTTTGGGTAACATAAAAGAGACCCATCTGGTGTCTCAATTATGAAGACCAtatacgtgacacgataccaATACGATACAACACCGATACGAAGATacgagaaaaatttcaaaattccgATACTATACGGACGAgatacattatttaaaaattaaattaaaaattaaatatataaatgcacaatatataaacataactaaaatccataataataaaaaaattgttaagaagtctcacatcggttgtgagatgGCCTTTACgagtgtttataagcaagtggcAGTCCTTACCttacaagtcagttttgtaaggatgagttaggcccaatattcaattttaagatggtatcagagcctcttcACGAActgttgggccacctgttatcaggtttccgctaacgggccacctaccgtttatatccatgCACCAAGCCCAGTAATGCTGGACGTGAGggagtgtgttaagaagtctcacatcggttgacaagtgtttataagcaagtgatagtcatcaccttacaagccggttttgtaaggatgagttagacccaatactcaattttaagaaaaattaacattcaaattactcaaaacgagcaaacaagtgacaattacatatcttaagttaagtactacccaaaaaagAGGTGAGATGTGTAGCTCAACTGGTTTAAGTTAGTTGAGCGAATGGTTAAACAATTGGAGGTCAGAGTTCATGTCCTAGTAAGGAGAAATACATATCGGATACGATACTTCGCTATTTTTGGAGTGTCGGGACTTCATAGCTTTAAGAATCAAAATGATAGAGATTAGAAAATAAAGAcgagaagaaaaataataacgAGTTTTTGATTTCATAAATTGGGGAAATCTGcgtcaattttcttttttggggaaatctaaattttttattattatttttttgttgaagtttttttattattgatatgAATGTCAGACagtttaaaataattaaatataataatatttaaaaaaaacaaaaaaaactgtGGCGCTTTTTACAATTAAAGAGTTTGAATCAGCgtttgaaattttcaaaactCTAAACAAATCCCTCTCACAGACACAAATCATTTTTCAGTAGAAGAAGAATCTCTCATTCTCCATTACCATGGGTGTCAAGAATTTATGGGACATCCTCGAATCTTGCAAGAAAACGGTTCCTCTTCACAATCTCCAGTTAACACACTCGTTCATATTTTCCATTTTCaaccaaaatttgttttttcctGTTGAATCGTGTACCCTTTTGGATGAATTAATATGGGTGTGTGTTGGATTTTGATTTGCAGGAACAAAAGGGTGTGTGTGGATCTATCATGTTGGATGGTTCAGCTTCAGAATGTGAGTAAATCTCATGCTTGTTTGAAAGAGAAAGTTCATCTTAGGGGACTCTTTCACCGTCTTAGAGCTCTCATTGCTCTTAATTGCACTGTTGTTTTTGTTTCAGGTTTGTCTCTTTGCATTTCTCTTTTTGCTTTTGGTTTCTATATGTAAAAATTGCTTttcattttgtgtgtgtgtatgtgtgaaATTTTAGATGAAACAACCAGAAAATTGTGCATTTGCTTACATTTGTTTGCCATTTGGGAcacttttgtttttaatttggaTTTTGCGCCTAAACACTGGACACAAATACTTCTATTGACGCCtcgataattattttaaaaaaatggaagtgATTGATTATAACCacatgtgtcagtgtcatgtTAGTGTCAGACACTGATGTatctcttagaattgagagttgtgcctaactcaaccctaaaAAATTGGCTTGTATAATGAGGATTGCCTtcactcttaacacaccccctcctATCCAACattattgggcttggtgcgctgatataaatggtgggtggcccGACCAGAAACATGATAGCAGGTGTCCCAACGTATCGTGAAGGATGCTCTGATAGCATtttagaattgggagttgagcctaacccaacctaaaaaaccggcttgtaaggtgatgattgccctcacttataaCCATATATTTAGACCACCTCGCaaccaatgtgggactcttaacaggATCGGATAAAAGACACaccattaatttaatttgaagtcTTTAGAgagatttgttttttgttttttttcttatttgagcACCTATTTGGTCTTTACCATTTAGCTTTAAGTTCAGTGAGTGCAGGGTAATTCAATGGCGGGAAATATGGACAAAGTGAATGACTTCAATTCGTGGTTTGAGTTTAAACCCACCACTTCAGACTGTTTTTATAGTTGTATGTGTCTATAAAATAGACACATGAATACTAACAATAGATTGGTTAGAGTGGATATGCATTATGAGTCCTATGAATAGAACTTGAGTTCATTTCCTAGGAAGCGTCTCGGTCGGGAGGTTTTGATTCTAACGGGTGCGTCTATTCGGTTAAACTGGGGATTAGTCCCATAGCTGGTTCAAAGGGCCAATGTGGTAGGAATACCTACTTTGATAGAGTCGCAAAAGCTTTAAATTCCCTAATTACAGTATGTTCCTAATAAAGAAAATGCACATGTACATATACACACATaaaatgtgtgtgtgtgtgtgtgttgtaGTGGAATTCGAACAAATCGCTATTTTTTGTGATACGTGATTGACAACATGTTTATAGGTGATAGTTAGTTCTTTCTTGGTTATgttgtttttatctttttataacCATTCGTTTTGCTTATTGGTCTTTTGAATGTGCTTGCATTTACTTCATTCATTGTATTTCTTCCAAATGATGCAATCTTTGTTGTCTTATAGATGGATCAATTCCTGCCATTAAATTATCGACTTATAGGCGTCGCTTAAACAATGGAAAGGAGGTTAGTACTAGTGGTGGTATAATATATACAAATTATGTACTTTGACATATTGTTTCAActttttcttactttttaaCTTTAGTCTGTCAATAATTACAATGCAGGTAGCCCAAAATGAAACTAACTTACATAAAGTGACATCATTACGGAGAAACATGGGGTCTGAGTTTTCATGCATGATTAAAGAGGCTAAAGTCTTAGGGATGGCTCTTGGTATCTCTTGTTTGAATGGGTAATATTTGATAGAGGTTAAGATTGGTCGATATTATTATgtactttttgtttttgttgatagTTGATTGAATAAGTTGCTTTGCTTGATGCTAAAGACGATACTGCAAAAATTTGAACCGATAGTGTGTCATCTTGCTCTTTACCAAAATCCAGGATTGAAGAAGCTGAAGCTCAGTGTGCTTTGTTGAACTCTGAATCATTATGTGTAAGCACTGTATCTACTTATCTGtcttcaaaatccatttttttttcccaacTTTTTAATTATCAGTTATTTATAAGATACTTATGATATTGATGTTTGCTAACTATCATGATTGTTGATTATAGGATGGATGTTTTAGTTCAGATTCAGATATATTTCTCTTTGGTGCAAGGACAGTGTACAGAGATATCTGCCTCGGTGAGTAGatcattttatttgttttatttttatttcatattattgTTGGATATATTTTTGTACTAATTGTATTTCCAAATGACTTACAAGGAGTGTTTTATTGATGAATTAGGAGACGGCGGATATGTTGTATGTTATGAGATGGCAGACATCGAAAGAAAACTTGGATTTGGACGGGACTCATTGGTAAATAGCTTATTGATGTTTTAAAATACTTAAGAATCACAATGCTTGCTGAGACGATTTTTGATTGTTCAGTGTTGTTTAATGCAAATTCAGTCAATATATAAGAAAGCCTAATTGATCTACCTTCCATTTTTTGAATAGAAAATGGTTTTCCAAATTTCCTGTTTTCGTTTTTACTTCAACTAATAAAGTAAACTGCCCTTAAGCGTGCTTgcctgtgatttttgttttttctcccCTGTGCATGGTTTTATGGTCTTGTACCTAAATTATTAACATTGTCATCTTATACACCAATTTGAAGTTTCAATATATACTTGTCAATTCAAGGATATTAGATTCTTTTTCTAGTGAAAATCAGTAACCAAGTAACCTGTGATCTTCAGATTGCTCTCTCTTTGCTTCTCGGCAGTGACTATTATCCAGGTGTTCATGGTTTAGGTCCGGTAAGTCCTTAAATACGTCCTTCATTGTCATATTGCGTTTTGACTTTTCACCCCTAGCGGCTTAGCAGAGTTGAATATTACATACTATATGGATGCTTATGCTTTTGCGTAATTTTTTCCATAACTGTAGGAGTCAGCTTGTCAGATAGTCAAATCAATCGGGGACAAatttattcttaaaaaatttGCGTATGAAGGACTTGGATGggttaaaaaaagtaaaggtATACTCTTACATCTTTATTGCATTATTATAATTCCATTACCATAAACTTTATGCTATACAAAATTTGTTttggtaatatttttttctttcaataattttAGTGGTATTCATTTTTTGTACGAGTCAAAATTGCACTACTGTAAACTTTAAATTCTAGAGAATTAGAGTTTCATCAACTATCTGAGAGTCCAATATTGGATATGATCCGGAAATGTGTTTTTACTTGGAGGCATCCATCACCTTACAAATCGGTTTTGTAGGTTCGAGCTCGGTCCAACTTAAATTTTAAGAGTATCAAACATGGTGTTGCATTTAGACTCTATAATATTTAATTCTAAACCAATGGATTGAACTGGAATGTTGGAACTTTTACGTGTATGTACTCTCGTATTGCCTGCAAGAACTTGTATCGAAATTCTGAACATTTTATCACTGTTTCTGTGATTTGTTTATGAAGGAGCTGAAAATAATATAGGAAGGGATGATACCATAGTAGAAGTGATTAATGCTTATTTGAAGCCAAAATGCCATTCAGCAGATTCAGATGTTGTGCTCAGGTAGATTATTTAGTTCATTGATTCCAGTTCCTTTACTAGATATATATGCCACCAATACTTAATTTTTGTCATCAATAGTGTTAAGAGTTCCATATTGGATGCGATATGACCTaaaaatgagtttataagtgagaggcatccctcaccttacaaaccggttttgtagAGTTGAGTTAGATTCTGATCATAAATTGTAGAACATTGTTATCACTTATCAGCTACTAAAAGTTTGACTAATTTCTATAGGGCTCTTGCTCAGTATCCATTTGAACGTATTAAACTCCAGCAGATATGCGCTGAATTCTTTGAATGGCCTTCGGAGAGGACAGGTACTTCATCTACGTTGAAATGCTTATATTCTTATAGTTATAAGTCAAGAATTTGTGCTCGAGTCAAGTCAAATAAGCACTTATCTTTCATGCAGTAGATGAAATTTCTCAAAAGTATGAAATGTCAAGTTGATCTATATGATACATCTTGGTTGAAGTTTTGGAAGTTATTTTACAATGCTGATTGTTGGTTCATGAAATAGATGGATATATCCTTCCCGGTATAGCAGAAAGAGATTTACGACGATTTGCCAATTTGCGATTAACTTCATCTGAACTTGGCTTGAACCTTCCTTTACATGAGGTACTGCTAACTCTTTTCACTAAACCTAATTAGTACTGTAATTCATTATCACATATTGACACCTCCAAATTATGGacattttatttaaactaaaaaaTGTGTTCGCCCACATAGAATCCAATACCATTTTAATAATCgatgtttattttcttttgttcagTACTTAAGATGAAAGCTATTAAGGTTTCTATAATACATTTCGTATTATCATTCATTATCATACATGAAACATTGTTATATCTATGTCTGTTTCATTTGTATAATGCATAGTATATATTGGATCGCAGATCCCTGTGAAGTGTCCTTTGTCAGAAATCATTAAGAGCCGAAGAGCTCAAGGGCGAGAGTGCTATGAGGTTTCTTGGAAAGACATGGATGGACTTGAAACTTCAATAGTACCTGCAGATCTTATAGAAAGGTAATGCATTTCGTGTAATCGATGACATATTGTAGTGAAATTTGATTGCACGCTTGTGTAAATCTTTATTACTCTATCAATCCATGATATATTTTGAAACTACAACGGCTCAGAAAATGTCTTTCCTATTTTGTAACCATATCATATCACCATCATAAAAATGTTTCggtgcatgtttggattggtgcTGGGTTTGATGGAATTATGTCTATCACTGTGGTTTTGGCAAAACCTACACTGTAAAGTTTCAACGAAATCACAGTGCCACAAAAATTTCGTCAAACTCGTTGTAATTCCAAACATGCACTCAGTAAACTAACTACTACATGAATTTTGTCATCCGACATTAATATTATCACTATTGCCTCACTGTTTGTCATCTGCAGTGCTTGTCCGGAGAAGATTTCGGAATTCGAGGAGAGAAAAGCACTGCGGAAGAAACAAAATGTTCAAAAAAGAAGACCAAAGAAAAAGGCCGAAACTACGGCTTCTTTGGCTGAGCTTGATCTAACACTGCAGAATCTGTTGTTAGACAATAACTTGGAAGACAAAACCGACAACAATGTCTCTGAATCTGATTCTTCAGGACGGATATTAGGAGAGATAACCGCTATGGCTGAATCTGATCTAAACACAGAAAACTTGATATTGTCACGCGACAACAGAGAAAATAATGAATGGATTCAGAATATCAGCAACATAACAAGCAATGAAACTGTTCCTAGTATAGATAAAAATGTGGTCATAGATCTTTTGAGCCCTACTCCAATTAAGCAATCACACAATTCTTCGAAGTTTCATCGATCAAGTGACCAAAATATTGAAGTGATTAATTTGAGTGATTCAGAAAATGAGGTTTCACCTGAACACAAGGAGAAAGCTAAAGAGCTGAGATTGTTTTTAGCAAGTATTAGAAATGAAATCCATTGAACATTAGTGTTTTGATGTGTAATATAGTgtgtattaaattaaatttcataatgagatttttttttatcatgtgttGCATTTTATTTGATGCATTATCAGTAAAACTTTAACTCATAATTTGACGCCTTGCGTCAACGGTATGAAGTTTCCATGGAAAAGGGTTCTCTCCGGTGAAGATACCTTGACAGATAAGCTACCTTGCACAAATTCAGGAATATTCAATTTATCAGCAATCACATTATTATTCCATTTGTTATTTCAAAAGAATACAGAACAACCATTTTTAATTTTCCAAAATTGTCATTGTACTAGTTGGGTTGCAAAATTAAGGTTTGGCTCAAATGCTTGTTGTttcattgtttatatttttcttattaaaaaaatttagagtaAGAGAATGATGCACGACCAATACTTAATAAGGAAGACCTTAGAGACACAAGActtgttacaaaaataaataaataaattgcatgTCTTTTTATTGAAAGAATAAATGATAGGAGCCTCACTTTCATACAAGAACAATTAACTTTGATAATGATTTATAATGAAATTGTTGGGCAGGAAGAGTTTCACCGAGTTGGATCGATATATTGAATATTGAGCAATCATGCGAGTGACTTTAACACTACATTTTCACTCAACCTTAAAACATTAGATTTATGCGTCATCTCACTTATATAGTGTTCAACCTTAATAACTATTTCAATGTGAAAATTAACTCGATAAATTGcaacaaaaatttatatatagtcTTCTAACaggattttttaaatattaaccGAAATTACAACTAGTAGTACAAAGAGAATATCCAATCGTTTATGGAAAGGAAACAAATTAATAATGGAAGCTAAGGATTCTAAACCAATAGTAAGTTTTTCAACAAGGACGGCCTTAATTATTATCCCATTCATTAAATAGGCGCATGAGAGATGGCAGCATAAATATCGCAGTAGATGATCCAATTCCATGACAAAAAGTTGACTTTAATACAAATATACAATTCCCCCTAGTTATCATTTAGAGATACCTTAGATATTTTTTCGTCATTGTAACTGGAAATTCACCACgagataaataaatgagaatCTTGAGTTCAATCTCTGAcccttacatatataatatgatatttctacTAAATAAATTATGCTCACAATGACAATAACTTAAATACTCTATCTACTTTTACAATACTCTAGGGGTTCACGGTATAGTTTAATTACTCTAGGGGTTCACATGTGGTTAGTTTCGTTTTgatttcaaagaaaaaattacttgatgccaaatactaaaattacatGTTGTTGGTTtgattttaacaaaattttatgaactttgaaaaattaaatgaattggaaccgttaattttgattgtAGGGTCATGAGTTAACCCTCTCATCTCTCACCATAAGTTATTCCACTCACTTGATAtgcccctatatatatatatggcttgggtgggctaatttagcttcttaaatatatatatatatatatatatatatatatatatatatatatatatatatatatatatatatatatatatatgggtcaggatcaaatgacatcaactagtttgacaccaaatgttacacatatcaataacgttttaaccgatatgaattttataaaattcaccgttggattgaaattttatatcatataaatcatgtTCCTGCTAAGGAACTAGGGGGTTGATTCAGTGATGAATAACTGAATAGGTATATTACTCTGGCTAATATCAATTTGGAACGTATCTCTTCTTAATGAGGGGAGTGAAGTATTTATAAGCTTCAGAGGTAACTGTTTTTGCCTTTGGAGACCCTATTTCCCACGTTCCATGATTATGGAGTAGTGGGGATCGTGAGTCTTCAGAGGTAATTGTTTTTGCGGTTTGGATCGTGGGCGAGAAGGATGTGTTGCAGGTGAATTGAGGCCCTCAGGCGAATTGGGCCTATTCAGTTGTTGGGCCTAAGATGATAATGAGTCTAACTGTATAAGGGCTCTTATTTGGTCGCCCaatccacagccccccaagcacgaggcttAAAGATTGAGGCAAGGTGGTGATATggatagggatggcaacgggcgcccatggatgcgggtttgacacttaccaaacccacacccgaaatcatcacccaaacccaaacccagagGCTGTTCGGGTgacaaaacaacacccacgcccacacccattgggttcgggttttttccacccaaactcaaacccgcaacacatttgaaaataatttgcaaatttaataaattaaattccaa
It contains:
- the LOC123908482 gene encoding single-strand DNA endonuclease 1; its protein translation is MGVKNLWDILESCKKTVPLHNLQNKRVCVDLSCWMVQLQNVSKSHACLKEKVHLRGLFHRLRALIALNCTVVFVSDGSIPAIKLSTYRRRLNNGKEVAQNETNLHKVTSLRRNMGSEFSCMIKEAKVLGMALGISCLNGIEEAEAQCALLNSESLCDGCFSSDSDIFLFGARTVYRDICLGDGGYVVCYEMADIERKLGFGRDSLIALSLLLGSDYYPGVHGLGPESACQIVKSIGDKFILKKFAYEGLGWVKKSKGAENNIGRDDTIVEVINAYLKPKCHSADSDVVLRALAQYPFERIKLQQICAEFFEWPSERTDGYILPGIAERDLRRFANLRLTSSELGLNLPLHEIPVKCPLSEIIKSRRAQGRECYEVSWKDMDGLETSIVPADLIESACPEKISEFEERKALRKKQNVQKRRPKKKAETTASLAELDLTLQNLLLDNNLEDKTDNNVSESDSSGRILGEITAMAESDLNTENLILSRDNRENNEWIQNISNITSNETVPSIDKNVVIDLLSPTPIKQSHNSSKFHRSSDQNIEVINLSDSENEVSPEHKEKAKELRLFLASIRNEIH